One genomic region from Desulfonatronovibrio magnus encodes:
- the sfsA gene encoding DNA/RNA nuclease SfsA translates to MSTKSIPLPSKVIHVRFVSREKRFIIKAIAQDRPVTMHTNNSGSMLGLLRPERRLLASVSDNPKRKLPYTLELVRNDDFWVGVNTQTPNKMLKLCWKNRLIPELEEFTHFKAEAGSGQSRIDARLEGPSGVMWIEAKNVTLVEDERACFPDAISTRAAKHMKELTSLARSGHRVACFYLVQRPDCKCFGPADFIDPEFARAMYDAVSHGLEVLAFKTEISETAITLGSRLSLKW, encoded by the coding sequence TTGTCCACAAAATCCATTCCTTTACCTTCTAAAGTCATACATGTCCGATTTGTGAGCAGAGAAAAAAGATTCATCATCAAAGCTATTGCACAAGATCGCCCTGTGACCATGCACACCAATAACTCCGGTTCCATGCTGGGCCTTCTTCGCCCTGAGCGTAGACTTCTGGCATCAGTATCAGATAATCCCAAGAGAAAACTTCCCTATACACTGGAACTGGTAAGAAATGATGATTTCTGGGTAGGAGTCAATACTCAAACCCCTAACAAAATGCTTAAACTATGCTGGAAGAACAGGTTGATACCTGAACTGGAGGAATTTACACACTTCAAGGCAGAAGCAGGTTCAGGACAAAGCAGAATCGATGCGCGCCTTGAAGGCCCTTCCGGAGTTATGTGGATTGAAGCCAAAAATGTTACACTGGTGGAAGATGAACGAGCCTGTTTCCCAGATGCCATAAGCACAAGAGCTGCAAAGCATATGAAGGAGCTCACTTCTCTTGCCCGTTCCGGACACAGGGTGGCCTGTTTTTACCTGGTACAACGCCCTGATTGTAAATGTTTCGGCCCTGCAGATTTTATAGATCCAGAATTTGCCAGGGCCATGTATGATGCAGTAAGTCATGGACTTGAAGTCCTGGCATTCAAGACTGAAATATCTGAAACAGCCATTACCCTGGGTTCGAGGTTATCCCTGAAATGGTAA